A single window of Leishmania panamensis strain MHOM/PA/94/PSC-1 chromosome 35 sequence DNA harbors:
- a CDS encoding hypothetical protein (TriTrypDB/GeneDB-style sysID: LpmP.35.2970), translating to MCTSSRATSQCVATCIQWLDYASATLNPDRLPEHMVHLDEMLTLMRNTPPPSTLVDEWSTQVWSMAEEPYPVYLLRCLAHQSGLTQLSPHFAVPITDISSNDEAAVAVAAGASTGHSPRLFWERCMVVGVRMEPTTKNLLQTGWETQPCPNCAVRDRAATNVHGDLNRQAQLSVLPLLYGGTQCGECGHTLPLVPTWTRVLYLVLQRRDRSRAAAVAYGEEVHDHLWLGASIDTLLYTSTTEQQQPLLVVHAAAVQAVAAQPAMLPCTETAKDAFHLLCQEESVSRLALKWGDGAAFTAAADLHDVARRIAPQLQGQMHVKGLLFLVVLHLVYYANHPAAVGLHRHPLHVLLVGPAKTGKSALLREVAQLIGYEAEVLGSTVVRTGGSTAAAGDSAFSAALPMRRSAVLVAGPGMTATTLVLDQIPSTAAGAAATAPLLEVMERGQGCSAAGSGGGSIAAGVPDVYPLSSTIIAAAGEESAAAVQLAPYFSLIAAVTPTSSLDDTAIISQDVVAASRARSSHSRETSRSTSRPTQLSSSPRHSQRGPSAPQRTPHRTEPSVLSERLTNDDVWYLVRRAAEPALLNNVVSYEACYNTFIDRLVDCAGLLEEAQPSVCRDLPPPSACRGQHHSGHPSVTCNSLRATPLTLEEHLRVLRALSRARAMLEPVERLREAGWTAQMGNEVWTLYHRHLVACADLMQHRSCGSGVMASCVPAAAPHMAPWMLSSFATRGGSIAAAAGYPSPSRLSRDAAALKGEGEGVMWAIPSRGGRNLWRSQKAPSKKRCRLMFVEELRQRQRQRLSGQVESTVPPSEVEHLFELLGGNSAFGDPLDVVMSQMQEEGLLLRRPGGWRSM from the coding sequence ATGTGCACTTCAAGCCGTGCAACATCGCAGTGCGTTGCGACGTGCATCCAGTGGCTTGACTACGCCAGCGCAACCCTCAACCCGGATCGACTACCAGAACACATGGTCCATCTGGACGAGATGCTTACCCTCATGCGaaacacgccgccgccgtcaacGCTGGTAGATGAGTGGAGCACTCAGGTGTGGTCCATGGCAGAGGAGCCGTACCCCGTGTACCTTCTTCGCTGTCTTGCTCACCAGAGCGGCCTGACGCAGCTGTCGCCGCACTTTGCCGTGCCAATCACCGATATCAGCAGCAACGATGAAGCGGCcgttgctgtggctgcaggGGCCTCCACAGGCCATTCGCCTCGCCTGTTCTGGGAGCGGTGTATGGTAGTGGGTGTGCGGATGGAGCCTACGACGAAGAACCTCCTGCAGACCGGCTGGGAAACGCAGCCATGTCCAAATTGTGCGGTGCGAGACAGAGCAGCAACAAATGTGCATGGTGATCTGAACAGGCAGGCACAACTAtcggtgctgccactgctgtacGGTGGAACTCAATGCGGTGAGTGCGGCCATACACTTCCCCTAGTGCCGACGTGGACTCGTGTGCTCTActtggtgctgcagcgccgtgatcgcagccgcgcagcagccgtggcgtacggcgaggaggtgcacgACCACCTTTGGCTAGGTGCGTCAATCGATACTCTCCTGTACACATCCACTACggaacagcaacagccgcTTCTCGTagtgcacgctgctgcagtacaGGCCGTAGCTGCCCAGCCAGCCATGCTGCCATGCACCGAAACTGCGAAAGACGCATTTCACCTCCTTTGCCAGGAAGAGAGTGTGAGCCGCCTGGCCCTGAAGTGgggagacggcgctgcctTCACTGCGGCAGCCGACCTTCATGATGTGGCCCGTCGCATTGCCCCGCAACTGCAGGGCCAGATGCACGTAAAGGGGCTCCTCTTCTTGGTAGTACTGCACCTTGTGTACTACGCGAACCATCCAGCGGCGGTTGGATTGCATCGGCACCCACTGCACGTGCTACTCGTAGGACCAGCCAAGACGGGCAAAAGTGCGTTGTTGCGAGAGGTGGCGCAACTTATCGGGTATGAGGCAGAGGTGCTTGGCTCCACCGTAGTACGaactggcggcagcaccgccgctgccggcgacTCGGCGTTCTCCGCAGCCCTCCCTATGCGACGCAGTGCCGTCCTCGTGGCAGGCCCCGGCATGACCGCCACCACACTGGTGCTTGACCAAATTCCCTCTACCGCAGCCGGGGCCGCTGctacggcgccgctgctggaggtgatgGAGCGTGGGCagggctgcagcgcggcgggcagtggaggaggaagcatCGCTGCTGGGGTCCCCGACGTATACCCGCTCTCATCCACCATCattgctgccgccggtgaaGAAAGTGCAGCCGCCGTGCAACTGGCGCCTTACTTCTCGCTGATTGCCGCCGTGACGCCAACGAGCTCGCTCGATGACACTGCGATCATCAGTCAAGACGTCGTCGCGGCGTCGCGAGCGAGATCGTCGCACAGCAGGGAaacgtcgcgcagcacgtcaCGGCCAACGCAGCTGTCATCATCGCCGCGCCACTCTCAGCGCGGCCCATCCGCCCCGCAACGGACTCCTCACAGAACCGAGCCCAGCGTTCTATCAGAGCGACTGACGAATGACGACGTGTGGTATCTtgtccgccgcgccgctgagcCTGCTCTGCTAAACAACGTGGTGAGCTACGAAGCGTGCTACAACACGTTCATTGACAGGCTGGTGGACTGCGCGGGGCTACTGGAGGAAGCACAGCCGTCAGTTTGCCGCGACctcccgcctccctctgcgtGCCGCGGACAGCATCACAGCGGGCATCCTTCGGTCACCTGCAACTCCCTGCGTGCGACGCCTCTGACCCTCGAGGAACACCTGCGCGTCTTGCGCGCCCTCTCCCGGGCTCGGGCAATGCTGGAGCCCGTGGAGCGCCTCCGAGAGGCTGGCTGGACGGCGCAGATGGGTAACGAAGTGTGGACACTCTATCATAGGCACCTCGTCGCGTGTGCTGACCTcatgcagcaccgcagctgcggttCAGGGGTCATGGCATCGTGCGTccccgctgcggcgcctcaCATGGCTCCGTGGAtgctctcctcttttgcaACTAGAGGCGGTAGCatagccgcagcggcgggctATCCGTCCCCCAGTCGGCTCAGCCGTGATGCTGCGGCTctgaaaggggaaggggaaggtgTGATGTGGGCGATACCGTCACGCGGGGGTCGGAACCTTTGGCGCTCACAGAAGGCACCCTCGAAAAAGCGATGCAGACTGATGTTTGTCGAGGAGCTCCGCCAGCGTCAGCGTCAGCGTCTCTCAGGCCAGGTGGAGAGCACCGTTCCTCCATCAGAAGTAGAGCACCTCTTCGAGCTCCTCGGCGGTAACAGCGCCTTTGGTGATCCGCTTGATGTCGTGATGAGTCAGATGCAAGAAGAAGGACTCCTCCTTCGCCGACCTGGGGGGTGGCGTTCGATGTAG